Below is a genomic region from Zavarzinella sp..
AGATGGCGGTGGCAGCCAACGCACTGATGGCTGCGATAATTGCAATCACCACCAGCAGTTCCAGCAGGGTAAATCCGTTTCTAGGCTTTTGATTCGTTTTCATCAATCGGTCTCCTGCCGGAATTACGGATTAGCGGACAACATTTTCTGTGCGAAGTTGGCCAGATCGTCCCCACCAGCCTGACCCGTGGAGTAAACCCCGGTACCAGGTGTCCAGTTGGGTGTAATCACGCAGCCGAAGGCCCGGTTTTTACCCGCAGAAATAATCTGGTGCGAGTGGCTGTTGACGAACTTTGTGGTTGTTTCCAGCATTGGCTGGACGTTCTGGCCACCGACTGGGTACCCACCTGTGGAATTGCCATAGTAAACACCATGGGAGCCAAAATCGTTGCCATTCTTCATGCTGAAGTAGGCATAAGGCGTGCCCCACGGATCGATATATTCACCTGCTGCATTGAATTTGTTGCTCTTGATATCCATGAAGAGATTTCGGTTACCAGAGCCACCGAGGGGATTGGTGGAACTAGGTGAAAATCCCATATAAGGATTCGGCGTAACATAAGGACCGCCCGTCAGAAAGAACATTAAGGTCTGGTTCCCATTTAATCGAACAGTTGCAGTAGTCGGAAAAGTGTAACCGGATGCAGCCCGTCCAAAGACCTTTTTCAGATACGTGAAGGATTCTCGTTCTGGAATGTTACCTTGATTGTAAGTT
It encodes:
- a CDS encoding type II secretion system protein; this encodes MFRTDPVFTVKNVRAAFTLIELLVVIAILGILMGITLPAIQRFRDYGPRLEARNDIAQLDSAIANFKSTYNVQYIPAGIWLQPTYNQGNIPERESFTYLKKVFGRAASGYTFPTTATVRLNGNQTLMFFLTGGPYVTPNPYMGFSPSSTNPLGGSGNRNLFMDIKSNKFNAAGEYIDPWGTPYAYFSMKNGNDFGSHGVYYGNSTGGYPVGGQNVQPMLETTTKFVNSHSHQIISAGKNRAFGCVITPNWTPGTGVYSTGQAGGDDLANFAQKMLSANP